The following coding sequences lie in one Hydrogenophaga sp. PBL-H3 genomic window:
- the ccmE gene encoding cytochrome c maturation protein CcmE has translation MKPRNRRLAALAVGLVTLGAATALVLNAFNSNLVFFFSPTQVMANEAPKERSFRVGGLVEQGSVVREPKGLTIRFMVTDTARSIPVTYTGLLPDLFQEGKGVVAQGKLGADGVFRADQVLAKHDENYMAPEAADAVAKARAGQGSLVLPAGAQP, from the coding sequence ATGAAGCCGCGCAACCGCCGACTGGCGGCACTTGCCGTGGGGCTGGTCACGCTGGGTGCGGCCACCGCGCTGGTGCTCAACGCCTTCAACAGCAACCTGGTGTTTTTCTTCAGCCCCACGCAGGTGATGGCCAACGAAGCGCCGAAGGAGCGCAGCTTTCGCGTGGGTGGCCTGGTGGAGCAGGGCAGCGTGGTGCGTGAGCCGAAGGGGCTGACCATCCGCTTCATGGTGACCGACACGGCCAGGAGCATTCCCGTCACCTACACCGGCCTGCTGCCCGACCTGTTCCAGGAAGGCAAAGGCGTGGTGGCGCAGGGCAAGCTGGGGGCGGACGGTGTGTTTCGCGCCGACCAGGTGCTGGCCAAGCACGACGAGAACTACATGGCCCCCGAAGCGGCCGATGCGGTGGCCAAAGCCCGCGCGGGGCAGGGCTCGCTGGTGTTGCCTGCAGGAGCCCAACCATGA
- the ccmA gene encoding cytochrome c biogenesis heme-transporting ATPase CcmA produces the protein MSDALALSQVSCVRGGRTLFSGLNLQLPGGQLLRVSGANGAGKTSLLRLMCGLLSPTEGQVLWRGQPLASQRERWGRELVYLGHAAALKDDLSPLDNLLTACTLGGQPASRAAALQALTDAGLRGFERTPARRLSQGQRRRCGLARLVLARSAPLWVLDEPFNALDTNATAWLEGLIRGQLLRGGSVVLTSHQGVALDDTPHQVLSL, from the coding sequence ATGAGCGATGCGCTGGCCCTGAGCCAGGTGAGCTGTGTGCGCGGGGGGCGTACCCTCTTCAGCGGCCTGAACCTGCAGTTGCCCGGGGGCCAGTTGCTGCGGGTGTCCGGGGCCAACGGCGCGGGCAAGACCAGCCTGCTGCGCCTGATGTGTGGCCTGCTCAGCCCCACCGAAGGCCAGGTGTTGTGGCGCGGCCAGCCACTGGCTTCGCAGCGCGAGCGCTGGGGCCGCGAGCTGGTGTACCTGGGCCACGCCGCCGCGCTCAAGGACGATCTGTCGCCGCTGGACAACCTGCTGACTGCCTGCACCCTGGGCGGCCAGCCCGCCAGCCGTGCTGCCGCGCTGCAGGCGTTGACGGATGCGGGCCTGCGCGGCTTCGAGCGCACGCCCGCGCGCAGGCTCTCCCAAGGCCAGCGCCGCCGCTGCGGCCTGGCCCGGCTGGTGCTGGCGCGCTCGGCACCGCTGTGGGTGCTCGACGAGCCCTTCAATGCGCTGGACACCAACGCCACCGCCTGGCTCGAAGGCCTGATCCGCGGGCAACTGCTGCGTGGCGGCTCGGTGGTGCTCACCAGCCACCAGGGCGTGGCGCTGGACGACACGCCGCACCAGGTGCTCAGCCTGTGA
- a CDS encoding cytochrome c-type biogenesis protein, whose translation MRVVLITVMLCWALGPGGLTAQVPPASRATPLAADPALEARVLKIAEELRCLVCQNETIAASQADLAKDLRQQIREQLTQGRTQPQILDFMAQRYGDFVLYRPPLKFSTVLLWVGPFVLLLVAAGVLLMHIRRRDPQADAMPLTLAEGQRAQRLLDEAGGSS comes from the coding sequence ATGCGTGTTGTGTTGATCACCGTGATGTTGTGCTGGGCACTGGGGCCAGGCGGGTTGACTGCTCAGGTGCCTCCAGCATCCAGGGCCACGCCCCTGGCCGCCGACCCGGCGTTGGAAGCGCGCGTGCTCAAGATCGCCGAAGAGTTGCGCTGCCTGGTGTGCCAGAACGAGACCATCGCGGCCTCCCAGGCCGACCTGGCCAAAGACCTGCGCCAGCAGATCCGCGAGCAGCTCACGCAGGGCCGCACGCAGCCGCAGATTCTCGACTTCATGGCGCAGCGCTACGGTGATTTCGTGCTCTACCGCCCGCCGCTCAAGTTCAGCACCGTGCTGCTGTGGGTCGGTCCGTTCGTGTTGTTGCTGGTGGCTGCAGGGGTGCTGTTGATGCACATCCGCCGACGCGATCCCCAGGCCGATGCCATGCCTCTGACCCTGGCAGAAGGGCAGCGCGCCCAGCGCCTGCTCGATGAAGCCGGAGGTTCGTCATGA
- a CDS encoding DsbE family thiol:disulfide interchange protein produces MKRYLWPLAIFLVMLGFLGVGLRLNPRDVPSPLIDKPVPAFKLPTLAAPGTSVAPEDLRGQVWLLNVWASWCVACQQEHPVLMDLAKTSAVPLIGLNYKDQRHLALGWLGKHGNPYKTTLFDADGRVGMDFGVYGVPETYVIDKQGVIRLKFTGAVTPEVVREKLLPLMNQLGA; encoded by the coding sequence ATGAAGCGCTACCTGTGGCCACTGGCCATCTTTCTGGTGATGCTGGGTTTTCTGGGTGTGGGGCTGCGGCTCAATCCGCGCGACGTGCCGTCGCCGCTGATCGACAAACCGGTGCCGGCCTTCAAGCTGCCCACCCTGGCCGCTCCTGGCACATCGGTGGCGCCCGAAGACCTGCGCGGCCAGGTGTGGCTGCTCAATGTGTGGGCCTCGTGGTGCGTGGCCTGCCAGCAGGAACACCCGGTGCTCATGGACCTGGCCAAAACCAGCGCCGTGCCCCTGATCGGCCTGAACTACAAGGACCAGCGCCACCTGGCGCTGGGCTGGCTGGGCAAACACGGCAACCCTTACAAGACCACCTTGTTCGATGCCGATGGCCGCGTGGGAATGGACTTTGGCGTGTACGGCGTGCCCGAGACTTACGTGATCGACAAGCAGGGTGTGATTCGCCTGAAGTTCACCGGGGCGGTCACGCCCGAGGTGGTGCGCGAGAAGTTGCTGCCGCTGATGAACCAGCTCGGTGCCTGA
- the ccmB gene encoding heme exporter protein CcmB, with protein MEGFVCVFQRDLRIALRRRTDSLAAVVFFVMVVSLFPLGVGPEPALLRTMAPGVVWVAALLACTLPLARLFADDLQDGTLEQLLLSTHPLPLLVLGKTCAHWCGSVLLLVLVSPLLALQFDLSASSTGVLLLTLLVGSPVLSLVGSIGAALTLGLRGGGVLMSLLTLPLVIPVLIFGAGAVEAHNAGLGVGGHFSLLGALLLLSLFAAPLVTSAALRISME; from the coding sequence CTGGAGGGTTTCGTCTGCGTCTTCCAGCGCGACCTGCGCATTGCCCTGCGCCGGCGCACCGATTCGCTGGCCGCGGTGGTGTTTTTCGTGATGGTGGTGAGCCTGTTTCCGCTCGGCGTGGGGCCCGAGCCCGCGCTGCTGCGCACCATGGCGCCCGGTGTGGTGTGGGTGGCCGCGCTACTGGCCTGCACGTTGCCGCTGGCGCGTCTGTTTGCCGACGATTTGCAGGACGGCACGCTCGAACAACTGCTGCTCTCCACGCACCCGCTGCCCCTGTTGGTGCTGGGCAAGACCTGCGCGCACTGGTGCGGCTCGGTGCTGCTGCTGGTGCTGGTGTCGCCCCTGCTGGCGCTGCAGTTCGACCTCTCGGCATCGAGCACCGGTGTGCTCTTGCTCACCTTGCTGGTGGGCTCGCCCGTGCTCAGCCTGGTGGGCTCGATCGGTGCGGCGCTCACGCTGGGCCTGCGCGGTGGCGGGGTGCTGATGTCGCTGCTGACGCTGCCGCTGGTGATCCCGGTGCTGATCTTTGGCGCGGGCGCGGTGGAAGCGCACAACGCCGGGCTGGGTGTGGGCGGCCATTTTTCCTTGCTCGGCGCCTTGCTGCTGCTGAGCCTGTTTGCCGCGCCGCTGGTGACCAGCGCTGCCTTGCGCATCTCGATGGAGTGA
- the ccmD gene encoding heme exporter protein CcmD, translated as MNTLGELLAMGGYGLYVWGSLGMCAAVVVAELMVIRFRRRMLAQEVGDERATEEPVA; from the coding sequence ATGAACACACTGGGTGAGCTCCTGGCGATGGGCGGCTACGGCCTGTACGTGTGGGGGTCGTTGGGCATGTGCGCAGCGGTGGTGGTGGCCGAGCTGATGGTGATCCGCTTTCGCCGCCGAATGCTGGCGCAGGAGGTGGGCGATGAGCGTGCCACCGAGGAGCCCGTGGCATGA
- the ccmC gene encoding heme ABC transporter permease CcmC, giving the protein MSSINWFHYAAPQRFYPLAGQLVPWFGALAVVLTAAGLYLGLWVAPTDAQQGEAYRIIFVHVPTAWMSMVVYLAMALWAGIGLVFNSRLSSMMATALAPTGALMTFLALWTGALWGKPTWGAWWVWDARLTSELVLLFLYIGFMALHSAIDDTRRADRAAGLLAIVGVVNLPIIYFSVQWWNTLHQGASVSITKAPSMATPMLLGMLVMALACWMYCIAVALARVRLIMLERERHAPWARQALEGLA; this is encoded by the coding sequence ATGAGTTCGATCAACTGGTTCCACTACGCAGCGCCGCAGCGCTTCTACCCGCTGGCCGGCCAGCTGGTGCCGTGGTTCGGCGCGCTGGCCGTGGTGCTCACCGCCGCCGGCTTGTACCTCGGCCTGTGGGTGGCGCCCACCGATGCGCAGCAGGGCGAGGCCTACCGCATCATCTTCGTGCACGTGCCCACGGCCTGGATGTCGATGGTGGTGTACCTCGCCATGGCCCTATGGGCCGGCATTGGCCTGGTGTTCAACTCGCGCCTGTCGTCCATGATGGCCACGGCCCTGGCGCCCACCGGCGCTCTCATGACCTTTCTCGCGCTGTGGACCGGCGCGCTCTGGGGCAAGCCCACCTGGGGCGCCTGGTGGGTGTGGGACGCGCGGCTCACCTCCGAGCTGGTGCTGCTCTTCCTCTACATCGGCTTCATGGCGCTGCACAGCGCCATTGACGACACGCGCCGAGCCGACCGCGCCGCCGGCCTGCTGGCCATCGTGGGCGTGGTCAACCTGCCCATCATCTATTTCTCGGTGCAGTGGTGGAACACGCTGCACCAGGGGGCTTCGGTGAGCATCACCAAGGCACCGAGCATGGCCACGCCGATGTTGCTGGGCATGCTGGTGATGGCGCTGGCCTGCTGGATGTATTGCATCGCGGTGGCCCTGGCCCGGGTGCGCTTGATCATGCTGGAACGTGAGCGCCACGCCCCCTGGGCGCGGCAGGCACTGGAAGGCCTTGCATGA
- the ccmI gene encoding c-type cytochrome biogenesis protein CcmI, translating into MTVFIVLALALTALALWPLVSTLWRPDGARDLQPASPANLALLREQRTQLDAELAAGLLSPAEHTQAQTELARRVLQESASAERSGPASPRRATALVLLVAVPVLAAGLYAHLGEPDAVRFEAELAKAQGEVSNDDLDAMVRQMTQQLESKPPGQAVDAPAWEMLARAHASRQRYADADRAYQRALALTPDNPNLLADRADLLSLLQGQNAEGEPMRLVMRALVIDPAHPKALALAGSAAYGRQDFVLAESFWQRARERAAPGSPFAQGLESSLEAARAGIASQPAGAVRQAAAPADPTPAATSHPGVRGQITIAPELQAKLAAGDTLFVFARPVQGPRMPLAVVRVAATAGPVPFALDDSQAMAPELRLSMHEQVVVEASISRSGQAMPQSGDLQGSSGPVPSNSAQLQIRIDRVVP; encoded by the coding sequence ATGACCGTGTTCATTGTTCTTGCGCTGGCATTGACGGCGCTGGCTCTGTGGCCGCTGGTGTCGACGCTGTGGCGCCCGGACGGCGCGCGGGACCTCCAGCCGGCATCACCGGCCAACCTGGCGCTGCTGCGCGAGCAGCGCACCCAGCTCGACGCCGAGCTGGCCGCGGGCCTGCTCTCGCCCGCCGAGCACACGCAGGCGCAGACCGAGCTGGCGCGGCGGGTGCTGCAGGAGTCGGCCTCGGCGGAGCGCAGCGGGCCGGCATCGCCGCGCCGCGCCACCGCGCTCGTCTTGTTGGTGGCCGTGCCTGTGCTGGCCGCTGGCCTGTACGCGCACCTGGGCGAGCCCGATGCCGTGCGCTTTGAAGCCGAGCTGGCCAAGGCACAAGGCGAGGTGTCCAACGACGACCTCGATGCCATGGTGCGCCAGATGACCCAGCAGCTGGAGAGCAAACCCCCGGGCCAGGCCGTGGACGCGCCGGCCTGGGAGATGTTGGCCCGCGCCCACGCCAGCCGCCAGCGTTACGCCGATGCCGACCGGGCTTACCAGCGAGCCCTGGCGCTCACGCCCGACAACCCCAACCTGCTGGCCGACCGGGCCGATCTGCTCTCGCTGCTGCAAGGCCAGAACGCCGAGGGCGAACCCATGCGGCTGGTGATGCGGGCGCTGGTGATCGACCCCGCGCATCCCAAGGCGCTCGCGCTCGCCGGCAGTGCCGCTTACGGCCGCCAGGACTTTGTGCTGGCCGAGTCCTTCTGGCAGCGCGCCCGCGAACGCGCTGCACCGGGCAGCCCGTTTGCTCAAGGACTGGAGAGCAGCCTGGAGGCGGCGCGCGCGGGCATCGCCTCGCAACCGGCGGGCGCGGTGCGCCAGGCAGCAGCACCTGCCGACCCGACACCGGCCGCCACCAGCCACCCCGGCGTGCGGGGGCAGATCACCATCGCACCCGAGCTGCAAGCGAAGCTGGCGGCGGGTGACACCTTGTTCGTGTTCGCGCGACCGGTGCAAGGTCCGCGCATGCCGCTGGCAGTTGTGCGCGTGGCGGCCACCGCCGGACCCGTGCCGTTTGCCCTCGATGACAGCCAGGCCATGGCGCCGGAGCTTCGGCTGTCGATGCACGAACAGGTGGTGGTGGAAGCGAGCATCAGCCGTAGCGGGCAGGCCATGCCCCAAAGCGGCGACCTGCAAGGCAGCAGCGGCCCGGTGCCGAGCAACAGCGCCCAACTGCAGATCCGCATCGACCGCGTGGTGCCTTGA
- a CDS encoding heme lyase CcmF/NrfE family subunit — protein sequence MIAEIGHFATVLALVMALVQSVFPLVGAHQGRASWMALARPAARAQFGLLLVAFACLTHAFVTSDFSVLLAAENSHSASPLIYRITAVWGNHEGSILLWTLILAGWTLAVAQFSQQLDEPMLARVLGVMGLISVGFLLFTLLTSNPFERLYPVPLDGKDLNPLLQDLGMAIHPPMLYMGYVGFVVAFAFAVSALLAGRVDAAWAHWSRPWTTMAWCFLTVGIALGSFWAYYELGWGGWWFWDPVENASFMPWLVGTALIHSLSVTEKRGGFKLWTALLAILAFSLSLLGTFIVRSGVLSSVHAFATDPARGVFILVFFTLVVGGSLTLFAWRGPKVGGGGPFEMLSRESLLLANNVLLVVAAAAVLLGTLYPLVIDALGMGKLSVGPPYFNAVFVPLIAPALFLMGVGPLARWRQAKVGDLAHQLRWAAGVSVASAVIAPLVLQRWTPLTGLGLLLAVWVASTAVLNLVQRLRAHPASAWAAFRAQPGSYFGMLLAHFGVAVFIAGVTAVSSFQTENDVRMEVGQTADVGGHSIRLDSMERVQGPNYTSARATLSVSQEGRPIAVLHPERRIYMVSRMAMTEVAIDRGVMRDVYVALGEPVSETAWSVRLHHKPLVNWIWGGCLLMALGGLMAVLDRRYRVRKIVTAAPGNALPVMATRSLRL from the coding sequence ATGATTGCAGAGATCGGCCATTTCGCCACCGTGCTCGCGCTGGTGATGGCGCTGGTGCAAAGCGTGTTTCCGCTGGTGGGCGCGCACCAGGGCCGCGCCAGCTGGATGGCGCTGGCGCGCCCGGCGGCGCGCGCGCAGTTCGGGCTGCTGCTGGTGGCGTTTGCCTGTCTCACCCATGCGTTCGTCACCAGCGATTTTTCGGTGTTGCTGGCGGCTGAAAACTCGCACTCGGCCTCGCCACTCATCTACCGCATCACCGCGGTGTGGGGCAACCACGAAGGCTCCATCCTGCTGTGGACGCTGATCCTGGCGGGCTGGACGCTAGCAGTGGCGCAGTTCTCGCAGCAACTGGACGAACCCATGCTCGCGCGGGTGCTCGGCGTCATGGGCCTCATCAGCGTGGGCTTCCTGCTCTTCACGCTGCTCACCTCCAACCCGTTCGAGCGGCTGTACCCCGTGCCGCTGGACGGCAAGGACCTCAACCCCCTGCTGCAAGACCTGGGCATGGCGATCCACCCGCCCATGCTCTACATGGGCTACGTGGGGTTTGTGGTGGCCTTCGCATTTGCCGTGTCGGCCCTGCTGGCCGGGCGTGTGGACGCGGCCTGGGCGCACTGGTCGCGCCCCTGGACCACCATGGCCTGGTGCTTCCTCACGGTGGGCATCGCACTGGGCAGCTTCTGGGCTTATTACGAACTCGGCTGGGGCGGCTGGTGGTTCTGGGACCCGGTGGAAAACGCGTCCTTCATGCCGTGGCTGGTGGGCACGGCGCTGATCCATTCGCTCTCGGTCACCGAGAAACGCGGCGGCTTCAAGCTGTGGACCGCGCTGCTGGCCATCCTCGCGTTTTCGCTTTCGCTGCTGGGCACTTTCATTGTTCGTTCGGGCGTGCTGAGTTCGGTGCACGCGTTTGCCACTGACCCGGCGCGGGGTGTTTTCATCCTGGTGTTCTTCACGCTGGTGGTGGGCGGCTCGCTCACGCTGTTTGCCTGGCGCGGCCCCAAGGTGGGGGGCGGTGGACCGTTCGAGATGCTCTCGCGTGAGAGCCTGCTGCTGGCCAACAACGTGCTGCTGGTGGTGGCCGCGGCCGCCGTGTTGCTGGGCACGCTCTACCCGCTGGTGATCGACGCGCTCGGCATGGGCAAGCTCTCGGTCGGCCCGCCGTATTTCAACGCGGTGTTCGTGCCGCTGATAGCGCCTGCCCTGTTCCTCATGGGCGTGGGGCCGCTGGCGCGCTGGCGGCAGGCCAAGGTGGGTGATCTGGCGCACCAGCTGCGCTGGGCCGCCGGTGTGAGCGTGGCCAGTGCGGTGATCGCGCCGCTGGTGCTGCAACGCTGGACTCCGCTGACCGGCCTGGGCCTGCTGCTGGCGGTGTGGGTCGCCAGCACGGCGGTGCTCAACCTGGTGCAGCGCCTGCGCGCGCACCCCGCGTCGGCTTGGGCCGCGTTTCGCGCCCAGCCGGGCAGCTACTTCGGCATGCTGCTGGCCCACTTCGGCGTGGCGGTGTTCATCGCAGGGGTCACGGCGGTCAGCAGCTTCCAGACCGAGAACGACGTGCGCATGGAGGTGGGCCAGACAGCCGATGTGGGTGGGCACAGCATCCGGCTGGACAGCATGGAGAGGGTGCAGGGCCCCAACTACACCTCGGCCCGCGCCACGCTCAGCGTGAGCCAGGAAGGGCGGCCGATCGCCGTGCTGCACCCCGAGCGCCGCATCTACATGGTCAGCCGCATGGCCATGACCGAAGTGGCGATCGACCGTGGCGTGATGCGCGACGTGTACGTGGCGCTCGGCGAGCCGGTGAGCGAGACGGCGTGGAGCGTTCGCCTGCACCACAAGCCGCTGGTCAACTGGATCTGGGGCGGCTGCCTGCTGATGGCGCTCGGTGGGCTGATGGCGGTGTTGGACCGGCGCTACCGCGTTCGCAAGATCGTCACCGCCGCGCCGGGCAACGCCCTGCCGGTGATGGCGACCAGGAGCCTGCGCCTATGA